The genomic stretch ACCACATTACGTACCATAGCCTTAAACCCAAACCTAACCTAAGGCAAACCCAAGCTAGTTATATGATTACTAAGTTTATGTAACAGTACATACAGAACCTGCACAGTTATGTagacacacattttaaacaaaatgtgtgAGAAATCAAAGTAACAAGGATTCACATAGCCTTTTTGACTGTATGCTTATTTTCCCCAAAGATTTTCCCCAGATTGAAAGATATACAGGACATGAACAATGAACCAGACAGTCAAATTGCATACCAGGCTACCAAGACAAACTTCTCCCACCAAGAATAACATTCAGACAGAGGGAACGAGGTCAAAATGCTCTACTGTACATCTGAATGTCTCATTGCATGGCAGCTCTTCTGCATGTTTTTCTGTGATTTGCTCCATTGATCTGAGAAGGTTAAAGCCTGCATCAAGCTGCAGTGAATTCATGTTAAATggatttaaatgtgtgtttctcagctaactactttatataatataaatatatactcaAAAATACTATAAATACATACCAACTGTATCTTGTACATATGATAGATGGTAAACTAAAAATATATGTGTTAGCATGCATAAATACACCAAGCATGGAATTAAACTGCACACTTTGGCTGTTTCTGGTCCCTGCTTGGTATAGGAAATGGTTATGGTTCTACCAGAAAATTAAACTGTGGCACATAATGACATCTGCTGGTGCCTCCTGTCATTCACAATATTTGGTCTGCGTAGCCTATAGTTTGGGGTttgtgtgggagggggaggagcactGGAACTGGGAATTGTATATACCACAAGATACTGAGATGTAAAATACAAGTTATTGATGACAAGTGACCTTTTGCAGAAATTATGACATAATTGATATATATTGCTGGTGCTAACTTCTgttctattttaaatatgttccAATTTTATCTAGCAGATAAAAATGAGGCAAGAAAACTCTAAATTGTATCAGCAAAGGCAACTCAAagggctttacagtgatgagggggaaacttgcctTAACCACCTCCAATTCACAATTTAAGTGGCTTATCtatgtgatttcttttttttttaaacatatgggCTACTTACCAGGTTGAGCGCATGTGTGCTCTTGCGTGTGCTTGAGTGGAAGAAAGCATTTGTGGGTGCATGTCACGTGATTCCCTGACCAATTCCACACTTGACCCAGTATGGGGGTGTAGAACTATAAACTGGGCTGAAAACTGGGGAGAGagctgagagaaagagtgagcgTGAACAGGACTCATACCCACTTCTCATTCAGAAAATCAGAGGAGAAAAAAGCAGAAAGATGAAGACTTTCTTTGTCCTGGTTGCCTGCGTGTTGGTATCTGTCTGCATGTCTACAGGAGGTAAGACCACATCAATATCAGTATGAAGGGATAGAACTTACTGTAATGTagttattttaaaattttaaattgtTCTCTAACTGATGTGTTTTGTCTTGTCCACAGATATCGCAGACCCTGAACCTGAGCCTGACCCTGCTGCTGACACTGCAGCTGCCAATTCAACCTCTTCCTCGACTTCAGATTCATCCTCTCATCATTCTGCCTCCGActcgtcctcatcctcatcatcagcAGCTGAGACCGCAAGTGCTAAGGGTAAGAGATCTCTGTGCCTTGTTGTTATCATCAATGCTAGTGGTGGAAACGCTCATGTGATATGAACCAAATGTGTACTGCTTGTGTATATCACACTGTATCTATCTGTGAGAGCAGTGCTATTGGCCAGAGGAACTGCTTTTATAAACACCTGCAATATCTGAATATCTGCACATCATTGTATGCTTGGCTGAGTATTTGTTTGGGTGCGCAGCAGACATGCTATAATTGTTCAAAGAGACAAGAGAAGTCTGAATGAAAAGAGCAGGCGTGTGCACTTGGggtaacagtgctgtgtgtgtctgtgctccagAGGTCTTTGTGGAGAAAGACAAGGCGTCTACATTCATGAGGATGAAGAGAGCCGCACTTGCAGACCTGTCCCCTCGTCAGCGGGAGAGGTAAGTCTGTACCCACTGCATACCTCCTCACTGTATGTCCATCTGTTGTACTGTATGGTGAGGCAGtcatttgattcattttcatgCAGAGAGGATTGTTTTTGCAGAATTAATGATCATATCCCAAGTCACCGTAGATGAaagctacagtatgtgttcaAAGGTGTCGTAGAGCAGAGAAGTTTGATTCATTTTACCCATGAGCAGTTTACTTAACCTAAATTtctcaaaaacaatataaactGTATACTGTAAGTTTCAttgcataagagcatctgctaaatgccttaaaTGTAGGAACAAGAGCCATTTCATGAATTGATtacagaaaatatgaaatgtctGCCTATTATCATACtgcattaaatataaatgtcacacgtctttcttcttctcttctctctcagtATTGTTGAAGTCGCAAGGACTGTCATCGAAATCCTTGACAAAAAGCCAGACTATCCTAAACTTATGATTGTATAATCCAAGCCTTCGTCTCTTCCTCATCGAACAACTAGCCACTTCAGCTCCCAACACGGTCATCGCATTTTACCAACTTCCACCTTTACACCAGATGCTAGCAAATGTTCCATGAAaaaagcttcttctttttttttttgctgatgtATTATTGATTGTCATATGATAATCTTAACCTGTTGATGTTACATTACTTATCATTACATTCTTTAGTAATGTACTGAATACAAAATAGACAAATactctttgtctgtctgtgtctttctgtctttattgctattgaaaaaataaatccccATTTATCATCCTTTAAATTTGTCGTCCCATTTTTATGAATCAAATACTATGCACATATTTTCAACATACATTtaacatgaacaaaaaaaaacaaacagagggTGCAGTATGGACTAGCCACACAGTACATAGCAGATGGGACACTCCCATACTCTGCCACTACATACAGATGAAAAACCTCATGGGAAAGTATCCAAAGCAATACACACAGACCACTTTCTGTTGAGTTTTTATTCATATACCACGGaagcaattacattacatggcatgtTTATTTCCAGCACATGTATGTACATATCTTGCTCCACAGAGCAGTCGAGTTGGGCAGACATATACCAGGGGGCTGATCTTCTAAATCTATGGTAGACCATCATTACTTTGAATGAAGTTCTCAAGAAGTCCATTAGGCAAATAAATCTTTGTTCCTTACTGGCCAAGGAAATATGAAACAGCTATGAAACGACATGAACAGCAGCCTAAAACACATGTTCTTTAACAGAGATCATTGAGCAAAGGCCAGTTTCTCAGTAACATGGACCAACTATGTATCAACATCATACATCACAGGTCCCTCGGCTGCAAACCCATCCACTGGCAGCGCCAGCATCTCAGCCGGGTCCCCGATCATCAACCAAGAAGAGGTGACCCGCCTCGTAGAGGGAagaagggggaggaaggggacAGGAGCAGAATCAGACACTCGGCGCACCCATGTCCTCTGCCAATCCAGGCCAGATGGGCCCCCCAACCAGGGCCATGGGCCCCCTACCAGGCCAGATGGGCCCCATCACCTGGGCCATGGGCCCCACCACCAGGGCCATGGGCCCCACCACCAGGACACATGGGCCCCACCAGCGGGACACATGGGCCCCACCACCAGGGCAGATGGGCCCCACCACCTGGGCCATGGGCCCCACCACCAGGGCCATGGGCCCCACCACCAGGACACATGGGCCCCACCAGCGGGACACATGGGCCCCACCACCAGGGCAGATGGGCCCCATCACCTGGGCCATGGGCCCCACCACCAGGGCCATGGGCCCCACCACCAGGACACATGGGCCCCACCAGCGGGACACATGGGCCCCACCACCAGGGCAGATGGGCCCCACCACCGGGACACATGGGCCCCACCACCAGGGCAGATGGGCCCCATCACCAGGGCCATGGGCCCCCCACCAGGGCAGATGGGCCCCACCACCGGGACACATGGGCCCCATCACCAGGGCCATGGGCCCCCCACCAGGGCAGATGGGCCTCACCACCAGGACACATGGGCCCCACCAGCAGGGCAGATGGGCCCCACCACCAGGCCAGATGAGGCCATCACCAGGGCCATGGGCCCCACCACCAGGGCAGATGGGCCTCACCACCAGGGCAGTTGGGCCCCACCTGCAGGGCAGATGGTCCCCACCCATGAGTTTAGTTTTTTAgtgaatttctttatttttacagtttggATTTGGCTCTCCTGCACACTGCCATGATCCAGTAAGGTCTTTATGATCAATGGCAGGACCAATTATCACAGTATTCATGAGATCACTCACTAAACCTTCCCTGGATTCACACTTAATTTGATCATATTCAATATGAACACACTTAAAATCCAGGAAGTGACTGGTGTGTTCTTGTTTAAGGTATCCTCCATTATCAGACTGTTTTCAAATGGGATACACATCCCAGCTCTGTATAGTCAAGGTTCTCTGTCTTAATATGAGCCTAGATCAGGTTCTGTCTTTATCAATGATGCTCTGTGTGGTGGACATCACTGAccgtgctgtgtgctgtaacacactctggctccagtgcgttcagtccTGGTGCAGCACTCTCCATCTCTGACTCTGCCATGTAGACAGACTCCATTCCACCGGCTTTGTCTCCTTTGTGTCTGAACATGTGCTGCTCAATGAGCTCTGGTTGTGTTATCTCAATGTCCTGTCTCAGATAGACGCCTGCCGgcatcatactgctgctcaaagGTGTGCAGAAGTGCAGCTCCTGGAGGGAAACAGCAAAAGGATTTTACATTAATCAAACAGTCCTACTGCAGCAGCAACACATGCTGTACACTCAGCAGTCCTGCAGATGCCTGAATGACCATAGGGGtcaaatgaaatattattaaaacgATTATGACATGACAGCTTCTACACCGGCAGTAAATTGAAAGGGCCAGTTCTGTGCATTTAATTTCCCGGAAACAAGTTCCCAATACACGTTAACATGGTTAACAAATGACGTTACATTGGTGTCAATACAATCAGCAAGAAATATAATCAGAGGAACTGTAAACTGCATTACCACAAAGCCAGCAAAATGGTTGGCTGAGCACTTTTTATCCACTCCTTGAACTCACGCAGCCTCCGCTCTGGTCCCGTTCCTTCAACTTCACGTGATCGCGCGCCCACTACTCAGTGCGCGTTCCTGCAAAAAAGCGGAAAGCGGTACGGTAGTTAGCTAGTGGGGAggcagaaaagagagaaaaagaacgAAGGGCAACGAAGAACAAAATCATGGATTTTCTCATAGGTAGCCCGTTttccatgggggggggggggggggggatatggaGGGAATTAAGATCAGGGATATAGGAGGGCTAACATAGAAGGACCTGTATTCAGAGCAGAGGAAGAGatgatgatttatttatttttcccagggAGCAATACAGCGCATTTACATGTTCAATTGTAAGCCATTACTTACAAATATTACCTAATTTATAAAGATATAATTTACACACATTGATGTATCCATGTTTAATGTACCAGAAAACATTTGACATTAACAACAGTTAAGTGAGAGCATCTTCGACATATGTTTATTGCACTAGAGGTTAAGGTTCCTTGGAGGACCTTGTACATAATGCAATGAGAACCTTGGCAATTACTGCTAGAATGCCAATTGAGCTATGGTACAACTGAAACATGGAACAAATCAACATTTTCTCAGAATTAGTCAGGACACACGAGAAGGGGCTGACATAGAGGGCTTTCCTGGGTGTAGAGATGGACCCTTCCTGGGTGTAGAGATGCTGTCACAACAtggtgtttttaaactgtgttgttTCACGCCATTTACCCTTGTTAGAACAAGCCACCAACAACACACTGCAGGTAGAGGACTGGGGACTCAACATGGAgatctgtgacatcatcaatgagaCGGAAGAAGGGTATGACATTTTCTCAAATGCTTGTATTTCTGAGCTCCTAGTCATTATAATTTCACTTCTTTTGTACAGTTATTGATTGTGTTTCCTTGTAGTCTTTTGTTAAAGCACATTTTTCACAACTGAGAATGTCAAATCTTGCAAGAGGTTTGTGGAATCCGTGTCCTTTGATATGGCTGCTATGGACAATTCTGTTGTAACTTGCATTTGTTAGCCCGAAAGATGCAGTCAAAGCAATAAAGAAGAAGATTGTGGGGAATAAGAATTTCAGAGAAGTCATGCTGGCACTAACTGTGAGTTTCACCTTATCTTCCTGTTATCTGTGTCTTCTCTCTTTCTTAGATTGTAGTGTCAGTGTATCACGCAACATCTTCATAAACAGTGTACTCTCTTTTCCCTTTGTTTAAGGTACTGGACGCATGTGTGAAGAACTGTGGACACAGGTTCCATATTTTAGTGTCCACCAGAGAGTTTGTGGAGGGGGTTCTAGTCAGAGCCATTTTGCCCAAAAACAATCCCCCCATGCCCCTGCATGACAAAGTCCTGAGTCTCATACAGGTGTGTTGTACCCCTGTGTGTTGTAAACAGCACTCATTATAGTTGTTAATgttctgtttcacacacacagggcggggCGATGTCGTATGTGTGCTAACTGGGgcgcacctctccctgtcctctcAGGCCTGGGCAGATGCATTCCGCAGCGCCCCCTCTCTCAGatacgttttatttattttctcccataCGTTTTACTTccactctttactggtccgggctgaccaagaatctccacaatagggccaatacattcaccttcgtttatctgactccattttagaataataatttagattagttatccacattaggtagatttcttattgataattttgacttgatcgctataggaatcctgtactgagatttactcatctgaacaatcctctgctggtaccgccgcagttgaaattgtacttccctctagggtctttcagcgaacttatccctcgttatgggtatgcactttgttgtacgtcgctctggataagagcgtctgccaaatgccaataatgtaatgtaaatgtcacatcgcgcgttatgtgcacgtctcacgaactgactagatatctatagtcattacagaggtcgcaggaatagctactcttgggcatatctgtttacagcctagggaccctaGTAGACCAACCTAGCtgcggctgtgctcgacatgaatgaactaccacgcggaggcgagggatttaccatcataggtctactgGTGCTATACGCTGCGATACAtaaagcgtaaatattcatcctccctcgaccagttcgagggggtaaaccaagcattccctgtataacattgagtgtcagtaagcgaaaccacatagatcaagttttaacaatttattttaccaggcaggttacatacgtaattacacactagttccaaatcaaaaaagcgttacaatggaaaccaaattacggagtcttaaaagtcatacctggtaataaaagctacttACGGGAGTCTgactacagacaccctgtacgtagaagtgacgtgcacggtgtgcacgggagagactgattgcatcctcccagattgcttagtttactgtccttaaatccaaaatctggcctttgatgttaaccctaaaaatgggtcacccatctggaatttggagccaggcctccccaggaaacgcaggggggttgaggcacatggctttcactggggcagagctccacacagtttctccctggttcctggttggttatgatgtccagggtttgctgttagCATCCTCCATCTAACTGGGCTTGTGCCTCACTCTGTTTCCATTCCCTAGCTTCCTCAGGACTCAGGCATTTTGCAATCAGGCTTTGCCCTGAGTACATTAGGAACAGAGGAGGGCTGTATTTGGATATTGGGGTCACAGGTGGAGCTGCCCAAAGGTGGATGTTCATGGTTCTTTTCACTGTGATTTCATTGTGGTTCTGTGAGCCTGAGTACCTGCCCTTTTCACCCTAGTGTccaatgttttcactttgtcattatgggttattgagtgtataaTGATGGGCAAAAAatattatccatttaaaattaaaacgaAGGGGTCTGAACACTCTCCatctccaaccccccccccctctctctctctctctctctctcactctctctctctctctctctcttgctcgctcTCTGTCTACAGGAAGGATGAAGGTTGCTCTGCAGTGTGGAGTGCTGAGTGTCATTCTCGTCCTCTGTCTCTGCTAtggttagatttttttattcatcatatttatcatattatCATACTCTTCATTACCAACGTGCAAGGACACTGTGTGCCACAAGCGTAATAAAGAAAGGGGGTTCATATTAAGATTTTATATTCTGAAATGttctaaaatgttatttttgcattgtaatgcactgtaaagGCATGTGTTGTGTCTGGCCTTGTTCAGGTCAATGCACCAGGGAGGGGACAATGAGCACTCAGACATAAGCCTATTAGATTGAATGCATTGACTACCTATGGGGCCCCCTGGTGGACTGTCAGAAACAGATGGCTATACTGTACAAATATGCATTGTAgcaatattgttttatattcaaTACACTCAAGATTTTCCAGAACGAGTTGCGAAGAGATTTTATTCACCTGtgactttattattttacagattCTCATGAAAGTCGTGAGTCTTTTGAAGGTGATATAAGTATATCACATTCTTAAATAGGTGTTCTTAAATTATTACTAAAAAGGCATACATAGGAatgaatatattcaaatattggTTATATACTGGTTTAAAAATGAGGTGTGAGCATTATATTAGCATTATTTTCACTAagtgattttatatttttcttgattATAAAAATTTCAGATCTGTTTTTAAGTCCATACCGAGCCAATTCTTTCTTCAACCGTCCAAGAGTCAACACCTACAACAGCTACAACTACAGAAGGTAAACCTTGCATAATGTGACATCAACTATAGCTGTCAATAGTAATACCTAAGTACACACAGATTACTAAAATAGCCATAGCCACATGTTCACTGTTTTCACATACCATACAAGGACTACTTTTTTGCgaacaattatttttatcattattcagTCTTCTAAACCCATCAGTTTGTCAGTTGTGCACACAAAGACTACATCTGCAGACAGGCATACACAATGTTGTGGTTGTGATGCAGGAAGCATGTTAAAGTGTTGTTGTAATTCTCAAGGagataaatatatgaataaactcAGTGATGACACATTCAAAAGCTCCTGTATGTcagttgaaaatgtattaatgggATTGTATGTGTGCgaacgtttgtgtgtgtgcgcgtgtgtgtgtgtaatacgcAGTACGCAACAGGGCGCACACCTGTAATGTCTTTCCAATCCTTGTCACACTGTATATTTATGTTGAAAATGTGATCACTGCCATATATGCAGTTGTGTACAGTTTCTATACATAGCTATATATTTCGATGGATATTTCTACAGTCCATACtataaaagcaaaaaatgacAATAGATATAACTTCATTCTTAACTTATTAAATAAAACCTTGATTATCTGATTACATAAATGATCCACTCATTCAGttgttttcaatattttaaagGGAAACACAAAGGGAGGAGAGAATTATGTACTGAATTgaagaaaatgggaaaatgctTACAGAAACTATCTTTAAAATAgggtaaataaaagaaaaatagagagatgcaacacattcacacatatctTTCTTCTCCTGCTCTTCTCATTCACACTTTCCTTCCGGCACTTTCTCTCCTTGTCAGGTTGATCAAGTCCCCTCTGGAACGACAGTCAGAGATCTGTGAGGATTTCTCTCTGTGTCGCCTCTATGCACATCGCTATGGATACCAGAATGCTTATCAGAAGTATTTCCCCGGAAGACAGAAGAAGGTCAGAGTGTAATCCAGAGAGGACAGAGAAGTCCATGAATCAGTCTCCGTGTCACTTGCCAGTTATTGTACTTCTTTCCTTCTAACTGGgttgtatatatatacgtatatcaTTTTGTTGATTGATTTGGCAATTCTAGAAATTGTTTTACACCCAAAGCATTACCTGCTTATCTGAACCCTCCTGGTGCACTTATTCATCACAATGGGGGTCCTAGGCTCAGCTCAGACATTGGAATTGATCATATCTgtcattttcatattatttattttaatataatatgtatATCAATATGATATATTTGGGCAATCACATACAATATAGGTATAAGTCACACTCAATCTATTATACTTCACAAGCAAAAGCCCTTTGAATATAGAAAGAGACCGTAGATGATTTCACTATATATGAtttcatcacatttttattactttttttttgaacatCTGAATTCACAAGCTCTTCTGTTTCAATTAAAGAATGaaactatttctattttttctaaatgagaaaaaatatatatattttcatattttgcagTCTAGAATGCTTCAACAGTACTTCTTCCATGACTGCTCCTGACAGTAACTGTTAGCTATCCTCTTTTTATCGGATGATTCAGAGTGCAAAGTTGTGGTTTATGATTGTTTTATACCATGGTTAGGCAACAACTGTGCGTACAAAGTGTCTGTAAACAGATTATGTGGAATCACCAATAAAAATGAGCTTgaatttatttctgtaaatgtatatattattgTAATCAGATAGTGTATGCATAATATGTTCCACAACTTCATATGAAGCAATCAATTCACTAGTCATTGTAGCAG from Conger conger chromosome 2, fConCon1.1, whole genome shotgun sequence encodes the following:
- the LOC133115443 gene encoding osteocalcin 2b-like, encoding MKTFFVLVACVLVSVCMSTGDIADPEPEPDPAADTAAANSTSSSTSDSSSHHSASDSSSSSSSAAETASAKEVFVEKDKASTFMRMKRAALADLSPRQRESIVEVARTVIEILDKKPDYPKLMIV
- the LOC133121290 gene encoding matrix Gla protein-like; amino-acid sequence: MKVALQCGVLSVILVLCLCYDSHESRESFEDLFLSPYRANSFFNRPRVNTYNSYNYRRLIKSPLERQSEICEDFSLCRLYAHRYGYQNAYQKYFPGRQKKVRV